Genomic DNA from Salvia miltiorrhiza cultivar Shanhuang (shh) chromosome 1, IMPLAD_Smil_shh, whole genome shotgun sequence:
ATCCAAAGTTTGTTCAGGTCCACCAGTAAAGTCTCAGACCTCTCCACCTTTTCAAATCGAACAAAGCCGAACGGTCTTCCCCAAAGATCTCTCTTCCTTGGACAATATACATCCACCGTCTTCGCAACCGTCTCGAACTTACGTCTGAGAAAATCAAGGCTGCAATCCTCTGGgatgttgttaaagaaaaaggttGTAGTGTCATCACGTTCATTTGAACTCCAATCTCTCCTCCCATTCAAACTGCTCCGATTCCAGCTTCTTGCCTGTTTTCTCTCGACATGTTTTGGACCAATCCCTCTTCTTCTCACcactctccactctctctcgctctctctagGCTCCATTTTAGAGAAAATCACCTGTTTTATGAAGTAATCAACTACAACGAACAAACACCAATCTAACCAAACAATTCATTACTTTCCTTTTGAAAGTTAGTAtagtaggattttttttttcccaaagatttgtgaaatatatataattcaatatTCAAAAGTTATACTCATTATTTCAATTATCTATGTTTTCAATCTAATACCCTCGTCGTCCCTAAGAGTGCATAACTTTTGGttgcacggattttaataaatgttaggttagtatattgtgagtggagaaatagACTCACTTTTATTGTAGTACTCACGTAGTAGGACGGTGTCCAAAAATAAAGAATGCACATTCTTATGAGACGtaccaaaatgataaaaaaatgcaTACTCTTATGAAATAGAAAGaatacttaatataaaaattaaaaaataacaataatttaagaaaaatatgtgCATATATCCCTATCTTCTAAGAGTTGCATATCAGCATTATACAAGTCAATGTTGAAATGTCatttatttatacatatatttatttatataattgtaattagaaatatattagttaattttttttgataaattttttgAACCCGACTAGATCAACGGGTTAGCCCGAAACCAAAAACTTAGAGTTTAGGATTGAATTTATAACTCAAAAACAATTTAGTTAAAATAACCCGTGACCTAAAATCTGATAAGTTGGCTCACTTAGAGTTTAGGATTGAATATCAGCATTATTCAGTTATATGTGTACATATAACTTTTGTTTTAGTTTCTGATATCATATGTGATCGTAGTTGTATTAGAATTCTACTCCATACTCAAAGCTTGACTTTTTTTAATctaaattaatttagtatatatTCGTCAACATTGTTGAGATACTTGTGTGTAAAATAGAATCCAGTAAACGACatagagggtgtttgactaaatttataagttctttaaaatagtttataagctccttcatattatttgacaaaataagttcctaaatAGCTTGCAAGCTCTgaaaataagctctaagagcttataagctccccaacaaataagttcatctaccccaacttattttctcattatcttataagcaacactcattttataaaaataattaaactataattttttattttcattatatgtCAGAGTTAGAGAATTTTTTAGGACggtaacttaggttgatttggaaattaggacaataactttcgaacttgtaaaaataagacactaattaataagtgttgcaccccCAGGACATTTCTCGACCAATTATCGAAATTTTGGACTTTCCCACAtggaccaagcacatgacatCCTATCTGGAGCCATAAAAATAATATGCTTGCTACATAATCAACCCCTCCGTGCGGgttgtcatgtgcttggtccgtgcaaaaaaatctcaaaattcaataattggCCCATAAATGTCTTGTGGGTGCAAcgattattaattagtgtcctatttttacaagttcgtgcgggttgtcatgtgcttggtccgtgcaaaaaaatctcaaaattcaataattggCCCATAAATGTCTTGTGGGTGCAAcgattattaattagtgtcctatttttacaagttcgaaagttattgtcctaatttccaaattaaCCTAAGTTATTGTCATAAAAAACCCTCTGACTcttatatatcattctaatttcatttttcttcgattttctctctctaacaacaattttctctcactaactaaaaattctcttttTAGCTTATAAGTTAAATTACtctgacaacttataagctactAACAAACTATatcttataaactcttgaaatatcttataagctccaaaagtttataagctctttaaaataagcttagccaaacaccctcgtAATAAAATACCGTACTCACATACTTCTATACAATAAATTCGACATTTTGACTTATGAACTGTAATTAATAATAATGTATAAAAGGACGAGCTAGCTGCTAGAACACATGAACTTTGCTGTAATTTATAATGTCAACTTTCTTTCTCACATTTCATGCCTCAACTTTTtataatgtaaaaaaaatagtcGAGCTACTTGTAATTTTAGATATAATTGTTGATATCTTTGCAAAAACCGTGATGAAATGACAATATAGATCAATTATTAAATCGATATGAGGAAAATATATATGTGGTGGAAGACGAGGAATATGACCACATAccatcttattttattttacaaattgaATAACTTTCTTAACTACTGATCTTTTTTTCCTAATTGAATAAAATGTAGTGATTAATATTCGCAAGATGATGTAAAACATTTTCTAATGTGTTGAGACTTGAAactatattttacttttatatttttgcatCACACATCAGGCTTTTGGGGGAGGGTTTTATTAGAAGCTTCGCATGTCAAATGCTGACTTGCAGTAATAAAATACTACTCCTTGGTAATTAAAACTGTAAAAAATGTTATAAAACTATGTAAAAttgtgaatattttttttaatatggaaGTCAttgttaaaatttcaaattatttaagaagttatatatatatgtattcttATGCGATTAATAAAAgaggcactctcccgtgcaactggtttctgaatgatactacttcaacatacaaatgacacttgtatgttgaagtagtgttattcgaaaatgttcaagtATCATTTGCGCCGAATGAAGCAATGTCATTCTGGCAACGTGTTGCGcggtgcaatcggttgcacatgagtatttgtgTTAATAAAATTGCTTTCAAAAACACTTTTAtaactagtagtaatataaacATGAATgataagagcactcccagcagatcacctaaatgcatcactaactctaaatttaggctaaaacaattaaaaatgagataaaaaattttacacctacctaaattcaatcttaaatttacactcatcctaaatttattttaagcttataattagtagggcccacacataattattatttttatgtagaaaataggagatctggtgtatgcatttataaaatcgagatcctaaaattaaataggaaagCTTTAGAGAGGAATATAGGAACATAATTTTAGGATTTCTGTTGGGAGTGCTCTAAGCCTATGTatatttctgatttttttttttaggctaATGTATATTTCTTAATTGAGTTCATCTATTTCTGATAAAATTAAGGACATAAATTTTGTAacggaattaaaaaaaaactcagtTGCAGAAACGGCATATTCCCGTATTTAAAAACGGTCAACGGTGTCGGCCGTTAACTGCGTTAAAGTTTTGACCACAGTCCATTCTTAATCGCAAGAATCCGAAATGACAGAAATGCCACAgatcaatttcaattttaatttatttcatttgtaTTTGTATTCTGTAGATAGACTACAgatgatagagagagaaagcgtCGGTGGGAAATCGGTTTACtgaaatagaaatagaaaaagaaaaaactggAAGAATTGTTGACATAcaaaatatacaaaatatatatacatacatatttcGTATAAATTATGTGAGATAAAAGGGGGCGAAAGAATCGCTTCGTATATAAGTCATCAAAAGCTGAAGACCCCTCATTcgatatatgtatgtataatcggatatttatgtttatttagagagagaaactcAGAGTAACAAATCCAatattgtgtgcgtgtgtgagGAAAGAGGCGACGGCATGGCTGAATTAAGCGTTGATTCCGTTTGCCTCGATGTGGAGACAATCTATCTCGGCGGGAAGGTtgtaatttttcctttttttgctGTTTTTCTGACATGTTCTTGAGGTCTATTGCTCTGCTTTTCAATTCATGGGTATGCATCATTGCTTCGTGTTCCGTAATCATTGTAAAATTTACTTTGCTTTTGACATTCTGTTTCTGAAATGAAACTTGCTCATTTTGGTATTGgaaatttgaaatgttatatttGCGTgctactttccttttttggctaTGTCTTTATTCGTTTGCTCCTTAATTTTACCCCAAGAATTTGGAGCCTATTGTTAAGAATTAAGCACTTTTATTGGTTTAATTTGGGTCTGCTTCTAGTTTGTGTATAATTTCGGAATTGCCGGCGCAATATATACAGCTTCAATTTGGGATAACTTTTCTTTTGAATCACTCTAGCTTCTAGTTTTGATTGTTACATTTCCTCTGGTAATGGGCTTCCTCCAGTTGTGGCCAGAAAGTAGTTTAGgtgtaaatttttattttttttatgacttGGTGAGtttacatttcataatctgataGTTGTCAGAATAGCTTTGATTTTGTTTCCTTGAATAAAGCGAAGGAATAATATCATGTTTTCTGTTTTATCCAATTCGTTATGTTGACCGTTTTGCTAAAAACATAAGTAGCCTTGCCAGATTGAAGTTTTGGCCAAGTTCATTTAAAGACTTGATGATAACATCAATATTTCTTTGTCAATTTTGAGAAATTTACCATGTGATACAAACTACAATATGTTGCGCACTATACTGTTCTTTGAAGTATCTACATTATCTTAGTCGGAGGATTCTACTGTTTCTGATGCTTGAGCTTGTTGGCTTCTGATTCATTAACGCCGTTTGTTAAAACTGGTTTGTCATCTATAGTGGTTTGTGTTACCTGTAGATTTCATTATCATAATTGTATGTTGATATAGCTTGGCTGTTGCTCCGTCTATTCTATTTCTTATGCAAATGGGTGGAAGTGGCAATCATTACAATTTTAGCATATCTGTCAGCATAACTATAGTTCGGTTCTAGAGGCTCCTCTTTGTAAATGTGAAGTTAAGGTGTCAAATGATTGGGAATTGCAGAACCTTTATTCTGCTTTgactttttatattaattatttctatttagCATCTTGCTAAAAGGTGGGTGGATGCACATGGTTTACTTTATTCTTAAGGATGAAAAAGTTGCCAGAATAAATTATGGGGTTTTCCTTTCCTTGAAGGATGATCAAGCAAATGAATGGTTATTTGTGTTTAACTATGGTTTCCTGTTTGGTGAGAAAATACTGGTGCTACATAGCTTCTCTCTCTTGCGTTACTATATTCTGAAGAGGTTGAGTAAACTTGTCAACTTGATTGTGAACTTTTTCTTATTATCTATCATGTGTATCTTCAATCAGGAGCATATTGTGCGAACAGGAAGTGGCTCAGTATCTGTTATTATTTACGGTGACCCAGACAAACCAGCTCTCATCACTTATCCAGATTTGGCTTTAAACCGTGAGTAATGAGTTTTTTTATGTAATAATCATTTTCCTTTAATTGTTTGGACATTACTCTAACAAATATTTATACATGTGGTTTCTTTTTCTATCAGATGTATCTTGTTTTCAAGGTTTATTTTTTTGTCCGGAAGCAGCAGCATTGCTCCTTCACAATTTCTGCGTTTACCATATCAGCCCTCCTGGGCATGAGGTTTGTCATGACCCATCTTGTGAATGATTGCATTGTagattattaaataatattactCACAGAAAATTTAAATGGGACTCTGATAAGAGTTCTTGCAGTTGGGAGCTGCTGCAATTAGTGAAGGTTATCCTGTGCCTTCTGTTGATGATTTAGCAGATCAAATTCTTGATGTGCTCAACTATTTCAGGTGACCTTAATACTGCATctattttgtaaattttatgTTGCCAACCTTAGGTTTCTCGTACTGAGTCTTGTTATTTGCTCCATTCTTGATATGTATTTCTAATTGATGGAATTTGATCTGGTCAGACTTGGTGCAGTCATGTGCATGGGAGTAATGGCTGGCGCTTACATCCTTACCTTGTTCGCCGTAAGTTTTCGGTAGTGTTTCATGATTATAACCGAGTCTTTCATAGAACTAAGAGTGTTGATGTTGACAGATGAAATATAGGGAGCGGGTTGTTGGTTTGATACTTGTATCGCCTTTGTGCAAAGCACCATCGTGGACAGAATGGCTCTGTAATAAGGTTATACATCTACACTTCATTATTACTATTGCCTTTCGACATGATTTGATGCATGAAAATAAAAACTATAATGGAACTATGCAGGTGATGTCAAATTTGCTGTACTATTATGGTATGTGTGGTCTTCTGAAGGAATGCTTACTATACCGTTATTTTAGCAAGGTATTTCACAATCCTCTTCAATAACCAGCAAATTATCCAACTGCCATATAATCTGGAGCTGTTTTCTTGGAACTTTTTGGTTACATATATTCTCTATGATGTAGCAGGAAGTTCGTGGCAATGCAGAAGTTCCAGAATCTGACATAGTTCAAGCATGTAGAAGAGTTAGTGCTTGAAAGAATCTATTtttgttaatttcttgaaacCAACTTCTATGTGTCCTTATAGAACACTTGCTCAGGAGAATAATGTGTTTGTTTCAATATATCTAATCCAGCTGCTGGATGAGAGGCAGGGCGCAAATGTACTTCGTTTTCTCCAAGCCATAGATGGGTAAATGAGTTCATATATAATAGTGATTTCCAGTCCAAGTTTTCATGATAATATGTTATCTCATTTAGTTTGTTTTGCCAATTATAGGAGACCTGACCTAACTGATGGTTTGAGGAAATTGAAGTGCCGAACACTGATATTTGTCGGGGATAGTTCTCCTTTTCATTCAGAGTCTCTCCACATGATTACGAAACTGGACAAGAGATACAGTGCCTTAGTTGAGGTTTGTACTAAACATACTCAGAAATATACTTCTTAAACATTAGATGAATGAAAGCATTTTATTAATATCTCAAGAGGagaaagaagaagcaagcatCAATTTTCAGGTTTTGGACCGATTCTTAAATACTACAGCAATGCATGATTGTAGGTTCTGCTGAATTTATCTTCGTATCTATTATTTAACTGATTGAAAGATTTGAATTTGGCCTAAAGATGAAGCTATATCTCGAATCTTGTGTTACGATAATGGTAGTATAGACTAGTGGTCTTAATGGTGGCGAACTCTGTGCTTATGCAATGGAAGGACGTTGTCGTGCAGGTGCTTGATTGTGGATCAATTGTCACGGAGGAGCAGCCGCAAGCAATGTTGACATCGATGGAGTATTTCCTGATGGGTTATGGGCTGCACATGCCGAGTCAGTATAGTGGCAGCCCGAGGAGCCCGTTGAGCCCTACTTGTATCGCGCCAGAGCTCCTGTCTCCGGAGAGCATGGGATTGAAACTGAAACCGATCAAGACCCGCGTCACGTCACAAAGACACCATTAGATTTTATTTGTCACTCTGTAAAGTTGGGAGGGCCATATAtagttttttcttgtttctacCATTTGTCATATTCTTTGGTTGTTACTGTTGTCTGAAATGTTGGggtagagagggagagagggctgtagatatatatacatacattatAAAAGACTGGAAAATTCTTTAATTGGACATAGGGCGGGAGGAGTTTGTTGGATGATTCATTCATTTGTAGTCGTTCATCAACTTGTAACATCTGTTGTAAATCTTGAATGTCACACACACCTTTTGATGACGGCGAGCTATCAATAAATAATGTAAACCCGAGTGACctgctctctctctatctctctttctctctc
This window encodes:
- the LOC130986233 gene encoding protein NDL1-like isoform X3; its protein translation is MNGYLCLTMVSCLEHIVRTGSGSVSVIIYGDPDKPALITYPDLALNHVSCFQGLFFCPEAAALLLHNFCVYHISPPGHELGAAAISEGYPVPSVDDLADQILDVLNYFRLGAVMCMGVMAGAYILTLFAMKYRERVVGLILVSPLCKAPSWTEWLCNKVMSNLLYYYGMCGLLKECLLYRYFSKQEVRGNAEVPESDIVQACRRLLDERQGANVLRFLQAIDGRPDLTDGLRKLKCRTLIFVGDSSPFHSESLHMITKLDKRYSALVEVLDCGSIVTEEQPQAMLTSMEYFLMGYGLHMPSQYSGSPRSPLSPTCIAPELLSPESMGLKLKPIKTRVTSQRHH
- the LOC130986233 gene encoding protein NDL1-like isoform X2, whose translation is MAELSVDSVCLDVETIYLGGKEHIVRTGSGSVSVIIYGDPDKPALITYPDLALNHVSCFQGLFFCPEAAALLLHNFCVYHISPPGHELGAAAISEGYPVPSVDDLADQILDVLNYFRLGAVMCMGVMAGAYILTLFAMKYRERVVGLILVSPLCKAPSWTEWLCNKVMSNLLYYYGMCGLLKECLLYRYFSKEVRGNAEVPESDIVQACRRLLDERQGANVLRFLQAIDGRPDLTDGLRKLKCRTLIFVGDSSPFHSESLHMITKLDKRYSALVEVLDCGSIVTEEQPQAMLTSMEYFLMGYGLHMPSQYSGSPRSPLSPTCIAPELLSPESMGLKLKPIKTRVTSQRHH
- the LOC130986233 gene encoding protein NDL1-like isoform X1 is translated as MAELSVDSVCLDVETIYLGGKEHIVRTGSGSVSVIIYGDPDKPALITYPDLALNHVSCFQGLFFCPEAAALLLHNFCVYHISPPGHELGAAAISEGYPVPSVDDLADQILDVLNYFRLGAVMCMGVMAGAYILTLFAMKYRERVVGLILVSPLCKAPSWTEWLCNKVMSNLLYYYGMCGLLKECLLYRYFSKQEVRGNAEVPESDIVQACRRLLDERQGANVLRFLQAIDGRPDLTDGLRKLKCRTLIFVGDSSPFHSESLHMITKLDKRYSALVEVLDCGSIVTEEQPQAMLTSMEYFLMGYGLHMPSQYSGSPRSPLSPTCIAPELLSPESMGLKLKPIKTRVTSQRHH
- the LOC130986233 gene encoding protein NDL1-like isoform X4 translates to MIKQMNGYLCLTMVSCLEHIVRTGSGSVSVIIYGDPDKPALITYPDLALNHVSCFQGLFFCPEAAALLLHNFCVYHISPPGHELGAAAISEGYPVPSVDDLADQILDVLNYFRLGAVMCMGVMAGAYILTLFAMKYRERVVGLILVSPLCKAPSWTEWLCNKVMSNLLYYYGMCGLLKECLLYRYFSKEVRGNAEVPESDIVQACRRLLDERQGANVLRFLQAIDGRPDLTDGLRKLKCRTLIFVGDSSPFHSESLHMITKLDKRYSALVEVLDCGSIVTEEQPQAMLTSMEYFLMGYGLHMPSQYSGSPRSPLSPTCIAPELLSPESMGLKLKPIKTRVTSQRHH